The DNA window ACGGACCCGACGGCGGCCCGCCAAACATGTCCAACATTATGCTCAAGCCGTTTATGCTCTTGGGGCCGTCGAACAACCCTTACCCGGGAACTGTGTGCCTGCCTCAGGTGCCGCTCCCTGCTGGGGCGACTGTCAAGGCGGGCGACATGGCGACGATTCAGGTTGTTGAGCTGGCTCAGCATGGCGCGGCTCTTTACTCTGTGAGTTTCAAGGCCTTCTTTTTGAATCTATCATGTTCTTTAGATCTTAAAGGCGACTCCAAACACTAACAAGTGCAAATAGTGCGTCGACATCGTCTTTGCCGAACCCGGCGACCCCCGCATCCCCATCGTCAACGAGACAAACTGCTTCAACTCGACGCAATTCGGCTTCGCCCAGATCTACACCGTCACCACAACAAACCCCGTCCTCGACGTTGTCGCCTCAACAACCTCCTCAGCTGTTTCGCTGCTTCGCAATGGCTGGGCGGGATGGCTGCCGCTGGCTATTGGGGCGATAGGCCTGACTCTATGGTAAGAGAAAGGAAGCTTAAGCGATTGGCGCAAGATGGTAGAGCGTCGCGACCTTTTCATTATTGATTTTtacggccttttttttttttttgggtttgCATAATTCATAATATACCCCTGGATTCTCGCTCTGTTGACGAGGGTTGGTGCCATTTCTGCTTAATTTCTTGTCAATCTCTCGGTCTCATGGCGTGGGAACAGGACAATGGCGTTTTTGGTGTTTAAGAAAATCGGAGGAACAAGACATCTATTACTCGTGTATACATAGATAGTTATTTATACATGTTCATTACTGTTACTTTGATTGCATATGGCCTTGGCGTCATCTAAAAATATGTTTGGAACAACGCGATTTGTCCCCACGTTGCCAACTGTTGTATTTACTATGCATGCTTCAAGTTAAAACTAGATTTCATTATCGTGCTTCATGTCTATTCATGtcctttcttttgtcttcccTTGCCCTTGTGTGTATCCGCCTTGTGTATCGCTGCGCCTATCGCGAAATTACCTTTAAACATTCGCTCGCAACTCCCTTGATTCTTTCTTCCGAGCTCTTGGTCGCCGCGCCTTCTATCCATGCTGCATTGCCCAGGCTCTTGGCTTCGTCCTTTGATGTCGACAAGATGGTTCCAAGCGCCACCAAAGCACGGTACAGCACTTCGGAGTCTGTCTGGTCATTGAGGATTGCGCCAAGCACAGCAACCAGCCGTCGTCGCTGCTCGGGactcagcagcttctccttATTCACAAGGACAGAGTAGTTGACAGCCACGGTTGTCACCGCAACCAGCACGTTTCGATTGAACTTGCCAATCGGCTCTCCGCCCTTGATCCCCAATATGCGCTCCAAGAAAGAAATAGCCTTATCTGCTTGAGATTTCGCAAGGCTTCGGCCGTCGGCGGAGCCAAACAGATTGGCAAGTGTTCGAGcgcccatcatggccgcaTTGTCATTGGGAGGGAAGTCATCGGGAATGGCCGATGCTGTGGCTATATCTACAAGGGTTTCGTTTTCTGGGCCTTGAAACTGTGCTGCAATAGGAAATCTAGCCACACAGCGGAGCAGATCGAGACCGGCTAGTCGATCAGCGTATGGCCACTCGGTAACAACCTTGAGAATCACGTTCAATGTTGGAAGCGAGATGGGCTTTGATGCATTCAGTGCTTCTCTGGACGAGTGCAGAACACTCTCCTCTCCAGGGTTAAGAGCCACGTCTTTGCGGCCCGACGCCACCATGGTCTTGTTGACGTTGCCAATTTTGTTCAAAATAGCTATCACCAAATGTTAAAAATCTTGTACCATTTGTTTTACAAAAAGAATTAACAAACTTACCCTCATATTTCGCTGCAGATATGCTAAGGTATTCCTTTTGAGGAAGAACCTTTGCAGCTTGCGATTCTCCTGGCCGGTAACGCGACTCGGTTCCATAAGGATCAGGCCCGGAAGAAGGCTCAGGCTGGCCAAGGGTGGCTCCTTTGGTGTTTTCGGTAATGAAATTGGCAACGCTGTCAAGGTAGGACAGAGGCAGCTCGTTGTCGTTGAGGAACTTGGTAGCTCGCTCGTAAGGGTTCTCAGAGAGGTTGTAGGGAAGCTTAAGTGCCGGCTTTCCATCCTCAATGTCGACGTCGAATACATAGTCGTAGGACTTTCCGTTGTATTCGACCTTCTTGCCTGTGCTGCCAACTGCATCCACGACGGTGCCCACGTTGATccattgctgctgagccATGGACCAGGTGTGCGCTGTGacgttgccattgctctcTTTAATCATCTGCACTTGACCCTCCTTGGTCCCCGCCTTGGAAGTCAGGAACTCGGGGCCTggcagcttctctttgttGATGCCACCGACCTGTTGCTGGGGAATGGCTGATGCTTTAACAGAGTCGTGGAACTCCTTGAGAGTGGCCTCATCGGCTGTGGCTTCTGGACGCCGGGTGAAGATGCGTGCTATGCCATCACTCGCTCCCGTGATGATGTCTCCAGTCTCTTGATTGACAGCAACTGTCCAGACAGATATCGCAGGGTGGGTGATGGTCTGAATGCATTCAGATCCTCTCCATATCCTGACAGTTCGGTCCTCTCCAGTGCTGACAAGTTCGCCAGAGGGCAAGCTTGCGAGGCTGTACACGAAGCTCTCGTGGCCGTGCAACTCGCTCACCTGCTGGCCGTTGAGTTTCCACAGCCGCAAGGTGCCATCGTTGCTTGCACTGGCAATGTCTGCGCCGCTGGGATGGCCCTTGGGGACCTTGCACAGAGCTCGAACAACGTCAGGGGTATATATGGTAGCCACAGGCATAGCCTCGCCGCCCGTTGACTGCCTGAGATCAAACACTCGAATGCTCTTATCCGCACATCCCGTCACGACTGTGGTCTCATCAAAGGCTACAACGCTCCAAACCGCCATGCCTTCGTGGCCTCCCAGCTGGAATTCAGTCTCCCACTTGCTCAGGTTCCACACGCGGGCCTGGCCGTCCCAGCCTCCTGAAACGAGATATGTGCCTTTGGGCGAGACGTCAAGGGTGCAGACATTGTGGGCATGTCCAATGAGGAGCCTCTCGGCATTATCAGTGGCCACCGCGTTGGGTGACTTGACTTCGATGATGGTGTCTTTGCCTCCAGAGACTACCAGGCCATCGGGGTGATCTTGATTGGGTGGGAAGAAGGCCAAGCTGTTGACGTATTCGGAGCCGCGGCTGACGAGACTGCCGTCAAAGTTTGGGGGGGGTTTCCGATGTTCGCTTCCATATTCTGACGGTGCAGTCTCGAGAGGCAGTGAGGGCAAAGTCGGGAGAAGGGAAGCTGACAGCGCGCACCTACAGGGGCGAAGAGGAGTTAGCAAGTGGAATTTTAGAAGGGCTTTGGATGGTCTGGGGGTAGAGATTGCCGTACGTCAGCCTcgtggccaaggagctgcgCTGAAAGCTTGAACTCGGCCATGCTTTGGGGAGATTCTTTGTTTGGCGgagctgatgacgatgacgaatTCGCTGACGATGCCGCTGACAAGtaagagaagacgagaaagTGTGATCAAAGCAGAAACGAGCAATGCAGAAGCAAGACCCGGTGCAGAGTGGCCTGGAATCGCTCGAGTGCAGCAAGGCTGAATTGCTTTGTCATGCGATTGGGCGCGCTTGGGACAGAGGACAGAGAGTTGgatggatgacgatggaagCTCATCAACAGCCCGGAGTACGTACTCGCCGCTGGTGACTGCTGTAACCCCACTAGAAGTTGCGCCTCTGCGGGTAATTTAGCGGGCGCTCCAGTGGACACAGAGGGGATGGCGCTTTAGTCAGCAGAATACAGTGGAAGATGTGGCTTGTGCGCGAGAAGGCGTCCCGCGATTGGAGTCATTCAAGGGTGTAAGAGCGAGTAGCAGCAAGAGTAGCTTGCTCTGGATgaatttgattttttttgaaGCTCTCAGTACACAGTAAGGGTGAGAGATGGAAATATACTCCAACTCGTAACATcgtaaaaaataaatacagTCAAAAACATAGACGTGGAATTGCTTAGAATCCTGTGCAATCAGACAGCCCGTATGGCGCCACATGAGCTCTATCTACCCCTCCTTTCGTGGCTGAGGTCTCCAATTTCCTTGAAACAGGGGACAGCTGGCACTCAAGGGGGGCCTGCAAAAAAATCGGGACTGGAGGGACTATCTGCACACATAAGCTTTCCACGCACACACACTCACACCGCCACTATCTGTAGTCGTCATGCTCGTATTGCTATTGTAGATGCGCATATTGATTTCGCGGTCCCTATTTTTGCTCCTGTGATCTGCTGCCAACGCTGGACAGCCACTGAAACTAAGCCGCCCCGCCCTGTCTCCATTCCCAGCTCCCAGCGTAGAAGCGTCTTGCTACTCTGAATCTCGTCTTTTTCTGACCTCTGAAGCCTTCGTGTCCAAGGGGCTTGCAACgacgctctctctctcttcctcagccattcctctccccccccctcctctcctcaCCTCTTGCCCGCAATTTTCATCACCGCCTCTTCCACCGCTCGATTTCAGGCAGGCACCAGTTTTGTTGGGCTCAACCTGTGACGTATTGCGAAGCGAACGAATCCTGCTGCGAGAGCTCCTTCCCTTGCATGAAACAGACGAGGCAGATCACGAATGCGACACGACACGGCATTATTTTGATTTTCATAGACTCTGGGCCGCACGGAATAGTTCGAAAAGACTCAATCTGATTTTCTCCATCGATCGAATATCCGATTGAATATAATAGATAATACGCTGCGGCGCCCTTGACGAAGCTTGACGAATTTTCCGTCTTCGCGCCTCCTCCTTCCTCGCGAAGTTTGACCGCCAGACTATACTCGCCAAGCCCCTCCTCCTTCCCAGTTGTTCCCAGCTGTTGAGTTATAGAGTTTGGGCTGCACGCTCTTTCCCTCGCCAGCTGCCACCTTTGAGTCACTTACGGCGGTCCTTTTTATTCTCTGGCTCCCCCCCCGTCCGcccaacttttttttcctttcctcttcaccCTCGCTTCTCTGGAAGATTTTCGTTGTCAACTCCAAGTCTTCCCATCCCTGTTCCCGAAGGAATATTTCGAAGGGTCACCTCTTTCAAATCTCAATCTCTTCCAACTCTTGTCCGTGAAGGAATTCGTCCAACTCACGCGATCTGTCCATCAACcaccgccatggctgccgaCACGCCTCGTCAGTACGTGCCATTGACGTGCCACGGACACTCGCGTCCAGTTCCTCACATCAgtttctctcatcttgagaaggaagaaacTTACTATTTGCTTTCGGCTTGCAAGGGTATGTACATGTCTCGTGGCGgcgtattttttttttttttttcatgtctTCATTTGTGCTGACTTTGACCTGCAGATGGCAATCCAATGCTTCGCGACGGTGTCACCGGCGACTGGTAAGTACATGCAGACTCCAtatctctctttttgtgCTGCGCTGTCAGGGATGGGACGTCGTGCTGATTCTGTGTTACCAGGATTGGCACCTTCATGGGCCACAAGGGTGCTGTTTGGCAGGTTCGCCTGAGCCCAGATGCTTCCAATGCCGCCACCGCGTCGGCTGACTTTACTTGGTGAGTTCAtgttgtctcttctttgtcgtctcttctttgcctgtttcttctttgcctgtttcctcttctccgtcATGTCGTCTCTTTTCCGTCAtgtcgtctcttctttgtcatgtcgcctcttctttgcctgtttcctcttctttgtcatgtcgtctcttctttatcatgtcgcctcttctttgcctgtttcctcttctccgtcATGtcgcctcttctttgtcatgtcgtctcttctctgtcatgtcgtctcttcttcgccttgtcCGCGGCAGCATCTTGTTTGAAATTCATGGGTACCATTTCTGACAAGGGACATGCAGCAAAATCTGGGACACTCACACCGGGGAACTCTTGTACACCATTCAGCACGAGCACATTGTTCGCGCGGTTGCGTATGCGCCTGACAATTCGGAGCTCGTGGCCACTGGCGGcatggaaaagaagctgcgTGTGTTTGACCTCTCCGAGTTCGTCTCCACCCCTGGCGAGCCAATCACTATTCCTGCCTCGGCCGGTTTTGAAATCGCCGTGGGTGCTCATCAAGGCGCCATCAAGTTCATCTGCTGGACTAATGATCCAAACGTCCTCGTGACTGCCTGTGACAAGACTCTTCGCTGGTTGGATCTTCCCACCCGCTCTGTCATTCACCAGGAGGTCTTGGATGGCGAGATCCGCTCCTGCGAGATGGTTTCCCTGGCACCCGAATGGTCTTCCGAGCATGACATTGGCGGAGGACTTCCTgtcctcgccgtcgctgctggcaagaCTGCCTACTTCTGGGGCGGCCGACGTGCCTTTGAACATCTGAAGAGCATTGAGTTCCCCTCCACCATTGCCAGTGTTGGTCTCGATGTCCAGGGACGCAAGGTCGtcgttggagaagagccTGGAACCTGGGCTAGGGTCGTTAGTTATGATGATGACACTGTGATCGACGTCCACAAGGGCCACCACGGCCCCATCTGGTCAATTGCTTTCTCGCCAGATGGTCAGCTTTATGCCACGGCTTCGGAGGACGGAACGATCAAGATGTGGAAGAATTGCGAGGGCTTCTACGGTCTT is part of the Trichoderma atroviride chromosome 1, complete sequence genome and encodes:
- a CDS encoding uncharacterized protein (BUSCO:EOG092D0VMZ) — its product is MAVWSVVAFDETTVVTGCADKSIRVFDLRQSTGGEAMPVATIYTPDVVRALCKVPKGHPSGADIASASNDGTLRLWKLNGQQVSELHGHESFVYSLASLPSGELVSTGEDRTVRIWRGSECIQTITHPAISVWTVAVNQETGDIITGASDGIARIFTRRPEATADEATLKEFHDSVKASAIPQQQVGGINKEKLPGPEFLTSKAGTKEGQVQMIKESNGNVTAHTWSMAQQQWINVGTVVDAVGSTGKKVEYNGKSYDYVFDVDIEDGKPALKLPYNLSENPYERATKFLNDNELPLSYLDSVANFITENTKGATLGQPEPSSGPDPYGTESRYRPGESQAAKVLPQKEYLSISAAKYEAILNKIGNVNKTMVASGRKDVALNPGEESVLHSSREALNASKPISLPTLNVILKVVTEWPYADRLAGLDLLRCVARFPIAAQFQGPENETLVDIATASAIPDDFPPNDNAAMMGARTLANLFGSADGRSLAKSQADKAISFLERILGIKGGEPIGKFNRNVLVAVTTVAVNYSVLVNKEKLLSPEQRRRLVAVLGAILNDQTDSEVLYRALVALGTILSTSKDEAKSLGNAAWIEGAATKSSEERIKGVASECLKVISR
- a CDS encoding uncharacterized protein (EggNog:ENOG41~SECRETED:SignalP(1-17)), which translates into the protein MRLSLLLALALTALVEAHSVLVYPGTRGNNLITNDTFPYGMQWMYPCGGLGTSRNRTYWPTTGGAVSFQPGWFRGHLQAQLQINLGYGTDGPDGGPPNMSNIMLKPFMLLGPSNNPYPGTVCLPQVPLPAGATVKAGDMATIQVVELAQHGAALYSCVDIVFAEPGDPRIPIVNETNCFNSTQFGFAQIYTVTTTNPVLDVVASTTSSAVSLLRNGWAGWLPLAIGAIGLTLW